The Candidatus Desulfovibrio trichonymphae region TGCTGGCCGAGGCGGATTTTTGCGTGAGCGGCCATCTGCTGCCGCGGCTCAAGCCTGAAGGGCCGTTCGGCGATCACCTCGGCTATTACAGTCTTCAGCATGATTTTCCTGTGTTGAAAGTGGAGGCCGTCCACCATCGCCGGGGCGCGGTCTGGCCTTTCACCGTTGTGGGGCGTCCACCGCAGGAAGACTCGGTCATCGGCGATTTTATTCATGAAATCACAGTGCCGCTGGTGCCGCAGGCTTTTGCCGGGGTGCGTGAAGTGCACGCTGTTGACGTGGCCGGCGTGCACCCGTTGCTGCTGGCTCTCGGCAGTGAGCGCTATACGCCCTATGAAGCCGCGCGCCAGCCCAGAGAGCTGCTGACGGCGGCCATGCATTTGCTGGGGGTAACGCAGACGGCTCTTGCCAAATATGTGCTGCTGGCCGCATGTGAAGACGCACCGGAGCTTTCCGTCCGCGATGTGCCGGCATTTTTGCGGCATATGCTGGAACGCGTTGATTTCAGCCGCGATCTGCATTTTTTGACGCGCAGCTCTTCCGACACGCTGGATTATACAGGATGTGGCCTGCATGAAGGGTCGAAACTCATATGGGCTTCAGCCGGTGAAAAAAAACGGAATCTTGCCGCAGAGATCATGGCCGCTCCAAACCTGCCCGAGGGTTTTGCCGGACTGCGCGTTGTCATGCCGGGAGTGCTGGCCGTGCGCGGACCGACGCACGCGCTGCCCCGCAATGCGCAGGACAGCGCCCTTACAGCGCTGGCGCGTATGTTCGCATCCTGGTCTCGCCGCGAGTCTTTTCCTTTAGTGGTTGTGGCGGATGATCCCGATTTTTGCGCTGACAATCTGGAAAATTTTTTGTGGGTCACGTTCACGCGCTCTGATCCGGCTACAGACAGTTACGGGGCTGACGGCCGTTTTCAGGCAAAACACTGGCTCTGTAATGCCCCGCTGATTCTGGACGCGCGCCGCAAATCCTTCCATGCCCCCCCTTTGGAAGAAGACCCTGCCGTGACACGCGGGGTGGAAGCGCTGGCGGCGCCCGGCGGGGCGCTGCACGGATACTATTGATGTTCAATTTTGTGAAAAGTCGGCGGTTGTGTGCTGCTGGCGCTTCCACCCCGCCCTGTTGACAATGATGAGGCCCGCAGCCAGGCGCGAAAGCAAACATCGCCGTGGAAAGCGGGCGTCTGATTATGGAGCCGGCACAATGAAGAAGCAGTGTTCCATTTTCACAAGGCGGGGCGGGCTTTCCCGGCCCCGCTTTGTGAGCTTGCTGCCTGCGTTATTGTTGCGCTGCGACAACTTCCAGAAATTTGAGCGGTTTCTTGCCGGTGTTTTTGAGCGCGTGAGATTCGCCCTTTCTGGTGACGGTGATGTCGCCGGCCTTGACCGGGGTTTCCTTGCCGTTTGAATCCGTAAAAACGCCCTTGCCGGCTACGATGATATAGGCGTCCTCATTGTCTTCATGCTTGTGCATGCCTATGGACGCGCCGGGTTGCAGCGTCATCCAGCCGATTTCCTTGATGGCGTCGTCTTTTTTGGCGTCGTTGCTGGTAAAAGAAAATTTGCCGTACAAAGTGCCTTCGCCGTCGCCGACTTTCTCGCGATCCCATATTTTCAAGTTCAGCTTGACATAGAGCTGATCGGCAAGGGCTGGGCCTGCAATAAAAAGCGAACACAGGGCAAAGACAAGAACTGTTTTACGCATGGGGTCTCCTGTTAATTGTGATTTAGAGTTTAAAGTATATCTTTTATCTGAAAGTGCTGCCCACGTCAATATCTGTTCATTACCCGGCTGCCCGTTTTCCTGTGGATTTCATTGCTGTCCTGCCAGTTAAACCCGCCCTTGGCGTCTTCCGACGTAATCATGTTCATGGCAGTACCAATATGGCATCGTGTTTATACTGACGACTCAGGTTGCCGGTAGTTTTGATATGCTAACCATAGTCCAGCATTTTTCCGGATCATGTCAAAGTTAAACTTCTCTAGAACTCCAGTCACACGCGGAGGGAATCGCTCACGCCTTCGCGGTTGTCGACATAGCCCTGCACGCCGAGGTCAACGAGCTACGGGGATTTATTGGAGGGTTTAAAGATCAAACTCGCTTCACCAATACCCGTTTCTCCTTCGAGCTTCGCAGCCTTGAGATCATAGCCCTATACAGACGCTCTTGTCTTGCCGTCGAATTCATATTCGAAGGCCGCGCCGATATAAGGGCTGACATACTCGTTGATTGC contains the following coding sequences:
- a CDS encoding UbiD family decarboxylase — translated: MGYVCLSDCLADLESHGHLRRVDEEIDPHLELAAIQRRLFRAGAPAVLFTRVRGTPFPMLANLFGTRERLRFIFRDGIRAVEGLFKAKADPALLLRRPWRAAALAPGLVHMLPRRVSGAPVLACRCALADLPRLTCWPKDGGPFMTLPLVYTENPRQTGMMASNLGMYRVQMTGNDYAADEVGLHYQIHRGIGVHHSVALGMGNALPVHIFVGGPPSLTVAAVMPLPEGISELCFAGLLGGRRTALAGARHSSLPVLAEADFCVSGHLLPRLKPEGPFGDHLGYYSLQHDFPVLKVEAVHHRRGAVWPFTVVGRPPQEDSVIGDFIHEITVPLVPQAFAGVREVHAVDVAGVHPLLLALGSERYTPYEAARQPRELLTAAMHLLGVTQTALAKYVLLAACEDAPELSVRDVPAFLRHMLERVDFSRDLHFLTRSSSDTLDYTGCGLHEGSKLIWASAGEKKRNLAAEIMAAPNLPEGFAGLRVVMPGVLAVRGPTHALPRNAQDSALTALARMFASWSRRESFPLVVVADDPDFCADNLENFLWVTFTRSDPATDSYGADGRFQAKHWLCNAPLILDARRKSFHAPPLEEDPAVTRGVEALAAPGGALHGYY
- a CDS encoding cupin domain-containing protein: MRKTVLVFALCSLFIAGPALADQLYVKLNLKIWDREKVGDGEGTLYGKFSFTSNDAKKDDAIKEIGWMTLQPGASIGMHKHEDNEDAYIIVAGKGVFTDSNGKETPVKAGDITVTRKGESHALKNTGKKPLKFLEVVAAQQ